In the Dictyostelium discoideum AX4 chromosome 6 chromosome, whole genome shotgun sequence genome, tattattattatttactattatttataaataaataaataaataatttacccATAATTTCAGGAGTTGCTTCATCTTGCATTACAGTTTTCATAGCACCCAATAAATGAGCACCAACAATTGGATACATTTCAGGTGTAATACCTAATGCAACGTGTTTATGAACGATTGGCattaaattgatttcatttaatttttcaatatgaATTGCAGATTGTAAAATTGTATTGGCCAAAGCCACCGGTTGTTTctgatttctttgatttgaatgattgaatatatttaaaaattgtggTTGTGCTTCAAACATATTCTTATAGAAGAGGCTAGTGATCTCAACTCCATATTTCTCCAAAAGTGGTAcagttgatttaattatttgaattgatttttgaCTTaacattatatttatatttacttatatatttattttttatttgattataaattttatatatgtttttttttttttttttttgattttaagattctttttgaatataaagtttttaaaagaaaaagaaaaaaaaaaggttttttaaaagaataattaataaaaaaagaaaaaaagaaaaaaagaaaaaaaaaaaaaaactattacaaaatgattaaaacttaaacaaaaattaaaaaaaaaaaaataaaaaaaaaaaaaactgattttttaatttaactgAAAAACCTGCAAAAATCATTTTCTATCAATTGAAGGAAATTTCAATGGAAAACATGTGAGACACTATGTAATATATCAATTGGTGAACgccaaaattaaatgaatgaTCAACCAAAGTAGTATTTAATGATGGGAAAAAACCGCTGAAATTGTTTTATATGTAAAACTATGAGGAGAGtacacacttttttttttatttatttttttttttttattaaattacgAAATGtgttcgtttttttttttttttcattttttttttattttggactgattttttttttattagagaTGGAAACATCAAGAAATGCATTGAATAATTGCTGAGAATTCATTACTTGTTGATGATTATCCTCTTCttcactactactattaatttgataatcatcatcatcatcatcatcactatccactttttttttatttttattattattattattgttattattattattatttttgttaccattattattggaatttaattttttatttggctTTGGTTTACTctttatagttttaatagttggttgtttattattattattgttattattattttctatttcaTCATAATCTGAATCATTAATTGTtggtttttgtttattatattttgcTTTTAGTGGTGTCCATCTAATCCagtcatcattattttcttttgtagggttattattattattattattattattattattattattattattattattattatcatcatcagtaccttcattattatttttatcagtATCAATttgtgatttatttaaagtttcaataataaattgttcTAATCTTTTCTTTAATACTTGTTTATCACCTTCAGTTGGGAGACCATTTTTCTCTAATGCATCTTTTAATTCTGGTTTTGACATTGTGTCAGTATCAAAttcctcttcttcctcttctttacaatcaaaaatattatatagttgattatttataattttctatttataattttaaaattgatttaatttaattaattaattttaaaaaatataaaaataagtATTTAtatggataaaaaaaaaaaaaaaaaaaaaaaaatccataCCAATGgtgattcatttttaattggactattttgatttgtattgatataatatttaaattgatttttttcttttctttcaatGAAACCAATTTGATTTACTGGATTAAATGatacttttttattgttgttgttactattatttacatttatatcatttaattgtttttgttgttcagCCGATTGTTTTCTAGTagtaattttcttttttgtaatttctaatttttcaacTTTGTTTACTATTTCTGTGGTAatgtgattaaaaaaaaaaaataaaaaaaaaaaaaaaaaagtcaataaaataatttattattattacattaaattatttataaatataatttacataccattcatattatttacattattttctttgttattttcatcattagctttctttaaaattgatttgatttggtgttgttgttgtggttgttcaATTATTGTTGGTATTGGCTTTTGAgatatagttttattattattattattattattattattattattattattattattttctacaaaaaatttaataatatttttaataatattggcTTTGTTTGTAGCCAATGGGATTGAATTTTCTTTACAATATTTCTTTAAACAATCAGCTGTGAAATTTTCTAATTGttcttcatttaatttatcatttatatcttcttgtttatttgataataattgtttactTGTTGGTTTGGTTGccattgtattttttttttttttttttttttttaatattaataataataataataataaattaattaattaacacgtaaataaaaaaaaaaaaaaaataaaataaaaaaaaaaggtagaattaaaaattaaattataaaaaaaaaaactcaaaaaaaaaaaaaaaattttggagggaaaaataaaaatatttattttttttaattttattttttttttttattttaaacctTTATGGATTTCTgcttattattttattataaaatccATTTtgagaaataataataataataataatagtaaaagtCCCCTTTTTTCCATCAAtgcaatgaaaaaaaaaggggacttttattattattgtttttcatattttattttaaaaaaaaaatttaaccaCATATTgcttcatttaaaaaaaattttaatttaaattttatttttcaaaatttttctttttctatttttttttttttttttttttttttatttttcttattttttaatttttttaattttttaaattccatTTAGCCCATATATATCTTCCTACCATACacacaatttcaaaaaaaaaaaaaaaataataataattaataaataaataaataaacaaataaataaataaaaaataaaaaaaataaataacatccattaattaaaaaaaaaaaataaaaaaaaaataaaaaaaaaatggatgatttatttaatttaaaaggtgaagataatagtaataatatagagGATGACTATGAAGAGATCTCATTTACAGattcaaatacaaataaattcaaaaataccaacaataataacaatagaaATTTTTatagtaacaataacaataataataatacattttcatttaatagtaataatatagatgatgaagattatgaaaattatttcatttcaaaTAACACACCAACtgccacaacaacaaatactaccaccaccactacttcATCTAACATAAACAATGacataaattttcattttaattttgacgTTTATGATAATTCAACTGttcatattaataataaaacattatcTTCCATTGATAATCTTTCTgctagtaataataatattattaataatatttcgtCAAATTTtagtaatataaattttaatgataatattgaaaataataatactactaataataataccaccaCAAATAATGTACATAGTTTTCATGACTACGATGAAAGTTTATtaagtaattttaataataataataatagttttaataataataataataataataataataataataatagtaataataataataataataataataataataataataataataataccaccaTATCACCTACtacaaccactaccactaccaataCTGCAACCACTTCGacaccaattaattcaaatacaaatagttataattataatagtaatggtgttgatttattaaataatacttTTGCAAATAGTATGCCAGGTGATAATAGTTTAAGTAATAGTGGTTTATTTGATGAACCATCTTCAGTTTTaccaaaaacaacaactacaacaacaacttctaCTTCAACAACAGGTGTAACAAATGGACAACAAAATGTTGGTAAAATtccatcatcaacatcatcatcatcaatatttCAAAGTTTTAGTTCAATTAAACATgcaattttaaatacatCAACAGCCAAtggattattaaattttagtaCAGATAAATTTTGGAAAGATTTAGGTGAGGATCCATTATTGAATCAAGACCAAGCAccagaatttgaaaaatatttaagatTAGGTGAAGACATACCACAATATGCATGGGCAAGAAGATTAGATAACAATTATCCAGAGCATAAACATTTTCAAGTTTCAATGTGGCAAGGATTGAAATTGGTTGGTATGGGATATAGAATGTGGAAATATGTAAAGAAAGAAACTTCCTCTGGAAGAGTACCAATTATGGATCCATTCAATCTACCAAAACCTGGTCCAATCATGGGTGTACCCATTGGTGGtattggtagtggtagtattaATCGTGGTTGGAAAGGTGATTTCGTTAGATGGAATCTTAATAATGGTTTAGTTTCGAATGAAATCgttgatgttgataaattttcagtttatattaattttgataattcaaatacttcatcatcatcatcatcatcatcatcaaattcatcaacaccaccaccacaattttcaaataataataataacagctATAACAACAGCTATAAcaataacattaataataatggatttgataataatttaaaaagtaaacAAAAAGCAGTTGTATTATATCCAGGtaaaccaaaatcaaatttaaatttagatgTTTGGAATTGGGGATTAAAAGGTGATAATAGTTGttattttggtttatttCCAAGAGCATGGACAGTTTATGAAGAACCTCATCCTGATATTAGATTAACTTGTAAACAAGTTTCACCAGTCATACCTCACAATTATCAAGAATCTTCATATCCATGTGGTGTTTATGTTtggaaaattgaaaataataatcaatattcATCCGCTGATGTTAGTTTAATGTTAACTTGGCAAAATAGTATTGGTACTCAATCTGATCAAGATGGTGgtcattttaataaatattttacttttggtgataatgatcaacaatcaccatcatcatcatcatcatcatcatctggtaataataaaaaaaatataaaaggtATTACTATGATTCataaaaaagaacaaaaatgTACATTACCAAATGGTAATACAAAGGTATTTAATGATCCAATGGAATATTCAATTGCAGTAATGGATGAACCAGATGTTGAAATTAGTTTTTGTGAAAGATTTGAAACTACTAGTAGATTGGATGCTGCAAATTTATGGTATACATTCAATAAGAAAGGTGAATTGGAGAATAATAAAGATTCTAGACCATCAGCACCAAAGAAACCAATTGGTGCCGCAGTTGCAGCAAAAGTTAAAGTTGCAGCAGGTTCatcaaaaacaattgttttttgtATCTCATGGGATGCACCAATCACTAGATTCCAAATGGGTAGTGCCTACTATAAGAGATATACAAAATTCTATGGTAATCAAGGTGGTAATAGTCAACGTATAGCTTATGATGCCATTAATAATTGGAAACATTGGGATAATCAAATCATTCAATGGCAACAACCAATTCTTTCAGATCCAGAGTTACCAACATTCTATAAGATGGCATTATTTAACGAACTATATTATTTGGTTGATGGTGGTACTGTTTGGACACATGGATCACCAATTGATCCGGTACCATCACGTTACCCAACTAAAACTCAATTGAAACAAGAGGATACCACCGATACGAACCATATTGGAAGATTTGCTTATTTGGAAAGTTTGGAATATTTAATGTACAATACTTATGATGTTATGTTCTATGCTAGTTTTGCATTGACAATGCTTTGGCCATTGTTGGAGATTAGTTTACAATATGATATTGCAGATGCAACCCAATTGGATTATGGTATCAATTGGGAGGGTATTCATTCAGGTCATTTAATGCCAAGAAAGAAACAAGGTACAGTACCACATGATCTTGGTAATCCTGGTGAAGATCCTTGGAAACGTGTAAATTCCTATTGTATTCAAGATGTTTCACGTTGGAAAGATTTACCATCGAAATTTGTTCTTCAAGTTTATAGGGATTATTTGGTGATGGAAGATAAGAATTTCCTACTTCAATGTTATAATGTAGTGGAGGGGGTAATTCAACGTACTTTGGAACATTTCGATTTCGATCATGATGGTGTGGTCGATAATGAGGGCTTTCCTGATCAAACCTATGATGTTTGGCCAGCAACTGGTTGTAGTGCCTACAGTGGTGGACTTTGGTTGGCTGCATTAAAAGTGGCAGCAGAGATTGCCAAGATTTTAGGTTTCAATGAAGATGAATCCATCTATAATGCAATCTTTGAAAAGGGTTCCAAATCTTTCACTAAAAAACTTTGGAATGGTCATTACTTTAATTATGATTCAAGTAAAAGTGTTCACTCTGACTCAATCATGTCTGATATGTTAGCTGGTCATTGGTATCTACTATCATGTGGTTTGAAATCATATATGACATTTGATCAAGCCCTATCCTCACTATCAATCATTAATGAATACAATGTCAAATCTTATAGTAAAGGAGTTTGTGGTGCTGTTAATGGTATGCGTCCAGAAGGTACAGTAGATACAACTTGTTTACAATCTAGTGAAGTTTGGATTGGTACTTCATTCTCTTTAGCAGCAACAATGATATTACATCATATGGATTCTGATGCATGGGATCTAGTAAAGGGTATAGTTAATTCATCCTATCAAAAATGGGGTTTCCAATATCAAACACCAGAAGCATGGGATCAAAATGGTTGTTTTAGAGCAGCTTCCTATATGAGACCACTTTCAATTTGGTCAATTCAATGGGCAttacaaaaaagaaaatattttgatttttatgatgaatctttaaaatctcaacaatcaaatataaataatggtactaataataataataataataataatactaataataataataataataataacaatggttcaaattctttattaaattagaaataaaaaaaaaaaaaaaaaaagttttggttttttgcattaaaaaaaaaaaaaatttttattacatatgtattaaatttattattatttctttttaataaaacaataataattatcatgatctaaattattttcaaccaTTTCACATTCTGGAATTTGAGAAAccattttttcaaattcaccatcttcaaataaatgataatatctATGATAAACTTCATATTGTGAACctgatttttcaataattttatcttcttcattttcattattattattattattattattattattattattattattattattattattattactattattattattattttcatctctttgattttcatcttgttgttgttgttgttgttgttgttttttagtcatatcaaattgattttgaaataacCAAGGTACCATTACATCTTGATAATCATAATTTTTACCTTTCCATTTTTGAGTCATTGCCCAAGAAGTGATTAGTAAAGTTGAACCAGATTTTAAAACTCTAATGATTTCTCTTAATGCTTCAGTTCTTCTTTCAAATGTTgaaaaatgatgaattacTGCAATTGAAATTGCATAATCGAATGAATCCGATTTATATGGTAAATAAAGATTATCAGCAACTAATGATTCATAATGTTTTTCATTACAAATTGATGcgaaattattacaaatatcAGAACCGATTAAATGACTATCTTTATTTATACCAAGGTATTTACCATTACCACAACCAACATCGATaccaattgaaccaatttcaACTTTTCCTAAAAAGTTTTCAACAATTGGCCATGCTTTATAACGTGTACTATCGAAATGTAGTGCAATACGATCATAAATTTCACGAACATGTTTAACTTCAACTTGATATGCTTCTCTATCAGTTTTTGGTTCtgaaaaattgattttctcATCACTAATCTCTGGTACTCCTTCATTAATAACtttattaactttattattctttttttcttgtttcttttgttgtttatattgttgtttttgtaatttttttaattcttttttagatttatctttaattaatccttcttctttttcttctttttctttaatatttaatgaatttatatcTATATTTGTTTCTGTCATTTTTTTACtataattggtttttttttttttttttttcttattaaatatatatatatacaaattTGGTTTCGTTTAAAcgaataattttaaaaataaattttattttttttttttttttttttttttatttttttaaaaaaactcgttttcatttttttaatttttttaatttttttttattttttttttaatcttccCAAAAGTTATGTgatcctaaaaaaaaaaaattaaataattaaataaatataaatataaaaaaataataaataaagtacaaaaaaaaaaaaaaaaaaaaaatgaatgatttatatttagattattatttaaatttaatttattataataatagagatttaatacatttttcattttttataggaataatattattgttaatatcatttatatataatgtTATAGTAAGACCATTACAAGATCCATATAGATTAGTTTAtagaaaatgttttttttgtcataaattttgtaaaattcaaaagatCTATGATAATCAATGGTCATGTGATCATTGTACACAATataatggttttaataaaGATGGTGATTATAATACTGTCTTACCATTAATGCATAAAGTTATGCCATCACCATTAGTATCATCTTGTATAAAATcaccaaaacaacaacaacaacaattacctttatcaccatcattacaatcatcaaatcatcaacaacaacaatttaatgAACAACCAATTCAACCAATAACGTTATGTTCAAAATGTCAATatcatttacaattaaaattaaataaatcaattgaatttaatccACCTCAACCAaagaattataatttaagtaataataaaagttttatagcgaatgaaaataaactatttcaAGGTTATACGAAAAAGTTGGAAGAggaatttaaattatgtGAAACTTGTGATAGAATCactaaaaaagaaatcaatagAGTTGATAGTTATATTATCTCCACTTATTCAAATACaccagattttaaaaaattaccaaaaattATCTCTCAAAATATAAGAAAAAATAGaatacaattaattaaaaattattttattcaaaattcatctattttttcttttatttcaaatattttaatttattttttattatcaatacttttatttaatttaatttttaaaagtaagtggttattactattaataattataaattttaaaactaaactaatatttttttttttttttttttttttttaaaaaccaataataatagttggaaataatagtaataataaaaatcaagatgatttattcaattattataatgTAAAAGTTTTAGAATTTGAAATAAGTTTTCTTTCAAccttaatatttttaaaacttttttttagaGTTTTTAGATACAATCAAGAAATTATAGCAATTAattcattctttaaaattccaaaaattCATATCCTGACAAAagaatctttattttttattactttagTGGTAGgttttcttattattattattattattattattattattattattattattattattattattattattattattattttctttttcattatgattaatatttaattttttttttttaaaaaaattttagatttttaaaataataatgttaaaggtaccatttattgaaaattcaaatcatttttcaattttaattaatatatggaatcaaatttcaaataattctatATTTTCTTCAAtgttttttgttattttaatatttgttcaTAGGATGGATACTTTTGTcaaatt is a window encoding:
- a CDS encoding SAP DNA-binding domain-containing protein, translating into MATKPTSKQLLSNKQEDINDKLNEEQLENFTADCLKKYCKENSIPLATNKANIIKNIIKFFVENNNNNNNNNNNNNNNKTISQKPIPTIIEQPQQQHQIKSILKKANDENNKENNVNNMNEIVNKVEKLEITKKKITTRKQSAEQQKQLNDINVNNSNNNNKKVSFNPVNQIGFIERKEKNQFKYYINTNQNSPIKNESPLKIINNQLYNIFDCKEEEEEEFDTDTMSKPELKDALEKNGLPTEGDKQVLKKRLEQFIIETLNKSQIDTDKNNNEGTDDDNNNNNNNNNNNNNNNNNNPTKENNDDWIRWTPLKAKYNKQKPTINDSDYDEIENNNNNNNNKQPTIKTIKSKPKPNKKLNSNNNGNKNNNNNNNNNNNKNKKKVDSDDDDDDDYQINSSSEEEDNHQQVMNSQQLFNAFLDVSISNKKKISPK
- a CDS encoding hypothetical protein (Hypothetical Generic methyl-transferase/SAM) produces the protein MTETNIDINSLNIKEKEEKEEGLIKDKSKKELKKLQKQQYKQQKKQEKKNNKVNKVINEGVPEISDEKINFSEPKTDREAYQVEVKHVREIYDRIALHFDSTRYKAWPIVENFLGKVEIGSIGIDVGCGNGKYLGINKDSHLIGSDICNNFASICNEKHYESLVADNLYLPYKSDSFDYAISIAVIHHFSTFERRTEALREIIRVLKSGSTLLITSWAMTQKWKGKNYDYQDVMVPWLFQNQFDMTKKQQQQQQQQDENQRDENNNNNSNNNNNNNNNNNNNNNNNNNENEEDKIIEKSGSQYEVYHRYYHLFEDGEFEKMVSQIPECEMVENNLDHDNYYCFIKKK